The genomic window TACCGGAACCGGAAGACTCTTATGCCGTCAATAACTTCCGAGTCGGCAAAAGAGGCATCGTGGGGGGCGACCACTATCACCTCCAGACCCTGCTCCCGAAGTTTGCGCGCCAGAAGATGCAGAAAGACGCCGGCAAAATCCCCCTTGAAGCGGATATAATTGTGAGTAATAAAGAGAACCTTCAATGATTCCGTCTTGGAATCATCAGGAAATTCAAGATTGAGGCTCACGAACGACTCCCGATTCTACCGGTCAAGTTACTACAGGTGAAATATATGATTAAATCGGCTTGAGGGAAACAAAATGTCGGGCATTTTAAACCGCATGGGCACTTAAGTCAGTCGGGGCTTGACTGGGAGAAAATATTGGAGTATGGTGCTGATGACGATATCTTGTTAATCAGGCGATTCCAACAATCTCAAGCCGGGAGTGTTGCTATGAAAAAGGAAAAAGAGTGGTGGCGAGACTTCTTTGAAAAGGATTTTCGACCGTTCTTCAATATTCTATCGCCAAGAGACACCATATTCCAGGTCCGTTATATAATCCGCAAACTGGGATTGAGACCGGGCAACCGTGTTCTCGATTGCCCTTGCGGGTATGGACGAGTTTCCATTCCGCTGGCGCAAAGCAGACTAAAGGTGACCGCGGTCGATATTACCCGCTCGTATCTGGAAGAACTTCAGGAAACAGCCTCCGGGAAAAAAGTGAAGGTTGAGACGGTCCTTGAAGATATGAGAAAGTTAAAATTCCAGAACCGGTTTGATGCCGCTCTCAACCTGGGAACATCTCTCGGATTCTTTGAAGATGAAAAAGACAACCTGATGGTTCTCCGCCGGCTCTATCAAGCGTTGAAACCGGGCGGACAAATCATGTTGCATCTCATCAACCGCGACTGGCTGATAACCAACTTCGAATCCCGCGGCTGGTTGCAGTTCGGCGACGCCATCTCCCTGGAATCCCGGGAGTTTGACTATGCCCGCTCCGCAAATAAAGTACAATGGAGCTTTCTCAAAAACGGCGAATTGCAAACGCATTATGTGACGTTGCGGGTTTACTCCTATCATGAGCTGATAGCTATTTTAAAGAAAGTGGGC from Candidatus Zixiibacteriota bacterium includes these protein-coding regions:
- a CDS encoding class I SAM-dependent methyltransferase, which translates into the protein MKKEKEWWRDFFEKDFRPFFNILSPRDTIFQVRYIIRKLGLRPGNRVLDCPCGYGRVSIPLAQSRLKVTAVDITRSYLEELQETASGKKVKVETVLEDMRKLKFQNRFDAALNLGTSLGFFEDEKDNLMVLRRLYQALKPGGQIMLHLINRDWLITNFESRGWLQFGDAISLESREFDYARSANKVQWSFLKNGELQTHYVTLRVYSYHELIAILKKVGFVDITGTGSVNDEPIDRSRRWMWIVGRKPGRRV